A part of Methanobacterium sp. genomic DNA contains:
- a CDS encoding adenosine-specific kinase has product MDIKMDIKKIEAPEDCNLILGQSHFIKTV; this is encoded by the coding sequence ATGGATATAAAAATGGATATTAAAAAAATAGAAGCTCCAGAAGATTGTAATTTAATTTTGGGCCAAAGTCATTTTATTAAAACTGTG